Genomic window (Syngnathoides biaculeatus isolate LvHL_M chromosome 6, ASM1980259v1, whole genome shotgun sequence):
CCCGGGAGGACGGAGCCCAGGAGCCGGGCTGCGGCGCTTCCGCCACAGCCGCCGATCTTGGTAAGCTTCCTTTTGCGCAACCAAGGTGGAGTAAAGATGAGATGAAGTGGCGCAACTCGTGATTCAATTCATAAAGTTAGACACGAGTGATGTGAATTGTGCCGGATTCAATATTTTCATCCACTTTCCTCTTTTATGCACAGTTggatcatttctttttttcgtcttcacatcgCACTCGTTCACCGATCAAATTTTAGCGTTGGATTGACTcgtcttgtgacatttttgtctgttgatgtgtttttcaaatgtaacctTGGGAATCTCTGCACTAGTAGACCACGCCGATTGGAAAGCGTTAAACGTGGTAGTCCGCCGAAAGTCCATGCACGAGTACACTCTTTGCAGTCATAATTCAGCACACTAGTAGAGTGTAcgagtaaaataaaaacatactaatAATCTGCACACTACTTGGACTACTAGTGAAGTGCGAGCTATTAATCAGTTACTCGTTGTACTAGTAGCACACGGTTGTCAATGTTGCGCAGTTTTTTCCTCACCGTGTCATTGTCCTACTAGCACCCCAAAGTTGTTCTACTAGTCAGGACAAATAGCATACTAGTGCTACTCTTTGTCTTCACTATTAGCAGAACTCAACACATAAGTTGAATGACTTATTAGTACAGTATCgcgtttcgttttgttttgttctttcccCCCACTACTAGTGATACTTTTGGTCAATAGTATGTAATTGAACATGACGAGCAAACCACTGCGTTGCACTAGTAACAGTGTTAGCCCCAACTAGTTGCCACGTTCCACGCACTAGTAACCTCCTTGAATCTACAAGCAACAGTTATAAATTACTAGTAATTTATAGTTGTACATAATACTAATCGAGACGTTTACTCTGTCAATGTAGTTGGTTACAGTTACAAGTTACTCTGTTCAACATGTAATAGGAGTGTAACTATTTTGATGACTTTCTTAAAATTCATGAAATGACTCATgacatttaattacattttgatgacttttcttAATTTTAAATGAATGCTCTCTTTGATGTTTCCCCTAAAAAGTGAATTCAAACAGTTTGGCATCTACAtcaactaaaaacaaaacatgaagaaatgtaaatacatcATAAACAATACATCAGGATGCGGAAAATATGATTCCGCGTTGACCGAATGACGAACGTGCACAACTTAGGCGACGGCGCTTCACACAACAAACCGGATGAGTTTGTTGCACGTTCAATCAAAGGTCCAAGATTTGACGACGAAATTAttcaaaagtcatttttctttcGCGttcaaaaatggaacttttccaaaatgtcagACGCGAATATGTTCCGCCATCAGGTGGAGCTTCGAGCTTATATTTGGAGAACTCTGTCGCGCCGGAGACTGCGGCACGTGAGCAGAGAGGAGCAATGGCGAGCGTCGGCTCCGGTAGGGGGAAGTGATtcgaaaaaatgaaatcataattGGAATCATGTAACCTTTTTAAAAGCCATTGCACATTTTCCACTGTGCAGAAATGACAAGACACAAAGAGTGTACGAGTACCTTAAGGTACCGAGTATCCAAAATATCGAAAAAACGTTGAAAGGGTTGTCCACAGTCGTGGAAGGTGAAGGCAACGCGCGTTCGTTATCGAAATATGACGTGTAAAAGGTGCAGGACGAGTGCAGTAGCGCAAGGAAAAAGCGCCGGCGCGGATTACGGATCCTTGCGCTGGTCTAAAATGCCCAGCGGCTAATTGCTTCCCCACAGGAAAATCCTCAGATCACGATGAAGACTTTTGAGAAATCCGCTCATGGTGGTGTCGTATTTGTCCTCTTTTAAGATCACGTCAGATGTGAAGATGCGGCCAGTtcaaatttgttatttttttttttttaggctcacGTGGGACCGctagccgatcccagctgattGGACGTCTTGccggccaatcagagggcacatccAGACGCTCGTGTTTTAccattcattgtcatgttacAGTCGGACttttttggacaatttattCTGCTGCGCAAATGTGAAGATGCCGATCCTTTTTAAAAtaacgtggttttttttttttttggttaatgtTTCAAGATCCACTCTAACCCCGATTAGGAGGACTTGAGTCCGTTTGATTCCCCTCTCCGATGAAGAGTTACAAAGACGCCAGGACTCATCGTCGTCACGATTATCACTCAGCATAAATCGGCGGCGAGACGTCGTGGCCCCTCTCGAGCTTTTTCGCTTTATCGATCTGGCCCGGAAACGGCGAGACGAGACCGGGCTTTGGGAGCCATTTGGAGCGTCTCAAGAATCACTTAGCGCATCATTTCCCCGCAGACGCAATCAATGGGAGGCAGGAATGATCCTCGCGGCACAACAAACGCATGACTGATGTCGAATCCTCGCGTATTTCCGGGCGACGTTTTTTGGACCAACTCTCCTCGTCTTCTGTGTATGGCACCGGTATATTCACTGCGGCGGCAGGCGGTCAGTGAATTACCGAGCGGGCCGTCGACAGAGTCGAGGCAGCGCCTCCCGCCGTCTCCGCCGTCTGAGATCGAGCGGTGGCGACATCTGATCCGCTTTGCCCATTTTGGCACGAGcacatttttgctttgtgtcTCTCTTGGCTTGAGCAGTCATGTACGGTGCCAGAACAGGACAAGATGGACCTTCGTCGGCGCAGTCGTGTTCTTTTCACGAGAGGTGACGGCGATGACGAACTGCGAGGCCGATCCAGAGACCGGGGCCGGGTGTCTGAGGGGTCGCGACGGGCAACTGTGACTTTGCGCTGGGCCCGCGTGGTCCCGTGGCTCTCTTGCGGTCTTTGGCAATACTAGGACTCACTCTGGTGGGTTGGAACCATCCGGTGGTTCTAGACTTGCCCAAAAAAATCAACGGGGCGATCGCGACAGAGCTTCACGAAgttttggctttgtggacgatccAAAGAATTGCAGTCAAGGCCAATGAGCGCGAGGATTTGACTACCGCAGGACGCTACTCGCACGTCTTTCTAAGGAACCGCTCGGTAAACCAGTCGGCGAGGGAGTCAATCGGCCGCTAAGTCAGTCGGTCAACAAATAAGTCACTTACTGAATTGTGTTAGGGGGGGACACGGAGAAACCAGATCGAGTTGAGACTTGCAACTTATTTATTGTTTATCTCTTCGTGGGTGCGTGGCGCTAAATGTACAGAGTGAAATAAATCTTCACGTGCCAGTCAGCAGTCAATAGGTTTGCAGTAGTAGCTTTTGATTCAATATTCAGAATCATAACAGAAAGAGGAAGTCCTCGGGGTCCGGCGGGGTCAATACCTGCAACAAAAGAGCTTTTAGTGTGTCGTAAAGACGTCACGTTTTTATGCGTGAATGTCACCTGTAATAATTGGGCTTGAAGGGTCCGTGCTTGCTGATGCCCAAATATTTGGTCTGCTCGTCCGTCAGCTCGCTGAGGTGAGCGCCGAAGGCGGGAAGGTGAAGACCGGCCACGTATTCGTCTGTCACCATAAATATTCACAGCTAGCGAATTTGCGTCAAAAATAACCATCAATAATCGTGCTGCGACTTGCCCATCTTCTTCGGCAGCAGGTACACGTCCTGTTGGTATCGTCCTTCCGGGGCGTTGTGCAGCTCGATGAGGGCCAGAGCCTGAACACGACCGAGCGACGGTCACAACGGCGCCGCCCGCCAACTTACCGACCAATCTTTGGCAAAGCTACTTCAGAATTGTCAacttgcaaacaaacaaacaaaaccggCTTGAATACTTCTGCAAATGCTAATTTTCATGAGCCCGTCTTTGGCACTCTGCgttatatgttagcattaagctagccgacgcgcgttttttttttttggttttttttttgggtccgtGCTTCGAGTGATGACACCTGGaaactgttttaaaatatgaataattcaTACTACGTCTCCTTTTATCAACCCGGAGTTCCAAAAGAAACTCTTGGACCGTCAGCACGAAGTTGATTTTGTCCAGACGAGAACGCAAACCAAACCTGAGTGGCGGCAGTGACGGAGAGGACGAGGGGggggacggtggagcagctcaGATTCAGCAGACCCCCCTGGGTGGGAATCAAGACAACGGACGCCATTGGTCACTTGAAACGGGGACGGACGGCAGACTGATTAACGCGTCACCTCAGCCAGCAGAACGATCCTCCTCCCGTCGGGCCAGACGACGTGGTCCACCTGAGGCCTGACGCGTTCCCAGCGCAGCTCGGCGGTGCGGAGGCTCGCCTGACCGACGGCAACCGCAACGACGTCGGTCATAGTCGTCGATAAATAATAACCGCGCGGCCAATTAAAATTTGCTACACTATTCAATTTAAACTACATTCCATTAAATAAACTAaggatttaaaaacatgaaatagaattttaatgaattaaaattgaatgaaagaaaattaaaaacctCAATTCTCGTATTTAAATGTCATTCATTTGTTCTCAAGAGTCGATTGTCTACATTTTGTGGTATTTCTCTCGCCTAAAGCGCTACCAGTTTGTTGACGttaagattacatttttttcgtcCAATCAATTTCCGGCAGCGTAATCTGCCCTGGGCTCATAAATCGGCCCGATCGGACTTGAATCGCAATCGGCGACGGAAGCGGCGCCTCTCGGCCAAACATTTTACCAGGTCTATCTCTGTGTTGGCGTGTCCCATGTTGCAGACGATGCAGCCGTTCTTCATCGCGTCCAGATGTTGCCGACCCACCACGTGTTTATTACCTGCGTGGAAAAACAAGCAGCGCGCAATTTCTCACGTGGAGACGAAATGCCGAAGGTTTTGAGGAGAAGCGCTTCACAGAGCGGAAGGACGGCTACGCGCCATTCATGAAGTCTACGTGAAGTGTTCTGGAGGATGTGCTTGTGGTGCGAAGAGACCGGCAAAACAATCGCACACCTGCTTACGTGGACCCCCGAGTACACGTTCAGAGTCTGCCTACTTGTGCTTTTGCCAGAGTAACTTTTTCCACAAGTATCTGTACTCGTAATCAagttgagagagtgagtactttAGCCAGATCTGGCTGCGACGCGTGTACCTGTGCAGGTGATGACCACGTCAACCAGCCGGACCACCTCGCCGGTCTGGACCACTCTGAAGCCGTCcatgctgtggaaaaaaaaaaaaaaaaaaaaggcggcggAGGCGTCCGATTCATTCGGGAATTGTAAGCGTGCCCCGCGTTCCGCAGTTTGGCGTACCAGGCCTGGAGGGCGCAGATGGGGTCCACTTCTGTCACGTACACGACGGCCCCCAACGCTTTGAGGGCGGCGCTGCAACCTTTGCCCACCTGGAGGGAGCCAGAACCCTTCTCAGTGCTAGCTGAGCGAGAGAACATCGGAGGTGCCGCGGAATCTTCTCCaggatttgggtttttttgttttttgttttttttgcaaaaagggACTCATGAACGAGCTTCAGAATCTCCTCATCAATCCACTATCGATTCACATTGGCTTCATCGGAGTGAATGCGCATGACAATATTTGTTGggttttgtggttttttttttttttttctatatttattttgtgtaggtCACAAAAAAGTGAATGCCGAGAAGTGGATCATGTCCATTGAATTTAAGTATAAAATCAGAGAAATATATTAGCCAGCAATGGgggacaaatgtaaaaaaaatgaaaaaacgctggaaaagtgaagtgaaaaaaaatgtcttcaaaatattgcaaaaactacagtaattctttacattcaacTTTATTATGTCATTCTGTTTCTTCTCTGAAATACAAtactgtaaaatgcattttttcttaaaaaaaaaacaaattttttcgCTGTCCGTTGGTGTGCGGGAACGAATGAGTggcgtttccattcatttcaatgagaatagttgatttgagatacaaattaTTTGCGTTCCAATTGCAGTCATGGAAAGAATTTAACTGGGAGTCAAATATTTCGGTTTTGTTTTGCAGCACAATTCAACGCTCATCCACATAACCGAGCCAACCCGCTTTTGGCGCAAAGGTTGGGAAACGCCGGCCGGTACTGACCTCGCCGTAGCCGCACACCAGAACCCGCTTGCCGCCAAACATGACGTCCGTGGTTCTCTTCAACCTGAAAAAGCAACACACTCGTCTGTGTCAGTGTGCATTTGTGCGTTTGTTTGTGCGAGCGCTCACCCATCCAATATGGACTCCTTGCAACAGTACAAATTGTCGAACTTCTGCTTGATCACCGAGTCGTTGACGTTAATGGCGGGAACGCACAAGTTGCCCgccttggccagctggtacaAACTGCGGCAAACACGGGACGGCGCCAATGTCACAGCGCCGCCTTGTTTGAGGCAATTCTCAACAGTTCCAGAGGGGGCGTCGGCGAGCGGCCCTCGGAGAACAGCGCGGGTCGACTCACCGGTAAACCCCCGTGACGCTTTCTTCCACGATGCCTCGTATTTTTTTGAACAGGTTCGGGTACTTCCTGTAGATCCAGTGGGTCAGGTCGCCGCCGTCGTCCAGAATCTGAACACAGAGGCGAGACGGGGACTTTTCCCTTTAGCGTCAGCTAAGCTAGCGAAAGCGCTCAAATTCCAGCTAAAGTGATTAAAGCACATGGCGCTTCATCCTTCCTCTAAATGGCCGATTTTCACGCCAATGTTTTTGTACAGTCTGTATTTAGATTTGCaaagttttatttgtattttttatttaccccCAAAACGTTCTGTCTATTGCTGCAGACTTTCAGCAAGGTACCGCAGAGTACCCGAATGGGATTCTTTGGCTTGTACGCGCCGGAGAAGCGCTTTTGGGTACTATTTAACAATCATCTGCAGCATTATCCAGCGGGACTAAATCCGCTCCGTTAAACCCCGTAAAACCCCAAACTCGAAATGATGTGAGATAAAATCGGGGGTAGAAATGTTGACCTTTCTGAAGAAGCCGAACCAGGACCTGTTGCCCACTACGAACCGTTTTGTTTCACAAACACACCACCCCTGCCCAAGTCAGGATGGCCGAGCGGTCTAAGGCGCTGCGTTCAGGTCGCAGTCTCCCCTGGaggcgtgggttcgaatcccacttctgacaaaCACCTTTTGGCACGTGTACTTGACCGGGTGGAATTTTAGTGGCAttaatctaatttttttttttttttgctatttcacGAAACGTCtgcctaaaataaaaaaaataaaaataaaacggcTTATCGAAATAAAGACGCAAAGTGTTGACATTCAGTGGTACAACATTTGGATATTCTGGTTAAATGAATATattgttgaggaaaaaaaaggttcaacaTTGCTGCGC
Coding sequences:
- the LOC133502219 gene encoding S-adenosylhomocysteine hydrolase-like protein 1 isoform X3 — protein: MQLAKGKWLLNIDVIIHTHHLLRTNANLLFVDFTVPRRVVGSTSSEDETTPRNKAEKTSEAALEFCVKNIQQADFGRREICVAEREMPALMVLRKKAGGEKPLAGAKVVGCTHVTAQTAVLVETLSALGAQCRWAACNIFSTQNAVAAALAKGGISVFAWRGESEDDFWWCIDRCVGADIWQPDLILDDGGDLTHWIYRKYPNLFKKIRGIVEESVTGVYRLYQLAKAGNLCVPAINVNDSVIKQKFDNLYCCKESILDGLKRTTDVMFGGKRVLVCGYGEVGKGCSAALKALGAVVYVTEVDPICALQACMDGFRVVQTGEVVRLVDVVITCTGNKHVVGRQHLDAMKNGCIVCNMGHANTEIDLALALIELHNAPEGRYQQDVYLLPKKMDEYVAGLHLPAFGAHLSELTDEQTKYLGISKHGPFKPNYYRY
- the LOC133502219 gene encoding S-adenosylhomocysteine hydrolase-like protein 1 isoform X2 encodes the protein MQLAKGKWLLNIDVIIHTHHLLRTNANLLFVDFTVPRRVVGSTSSEDETTPRNKAEKTSEAALEFCVKNIQQADFGRREICVAEREMPALMVLRKKAGGEKPLAGAKVVGCTHVTAQTAVLVETLSALGAQCRWAACNIFSTQNAVAAALAKGGISVFAWRGESEDDFWWCIDRCVGADIWQPDLILDDGGDLTHWIYRKYPNLFKKIRGIVEESVTGVYRLYQLAKAGNLCVPAINVNDSVIKQKFDNLYCCKESILDGLKRTTDVMFGGKRVLVCGYGEVGKGCSAALKALGAVVYVTEVDPICALQACMDGFRVVQTGEVVRLVDVVITCTGNKHVVGRQHLDAMKNGCIVCNMGHANTEIDLASLRTAELRWERVRPQVDHVVWPDGRRIVLLAEGGLLNLSCSTVPPLVLSVTAATQALALIELHNAPEGRYQQDVYLLPKKMDEYVAGLHLPAFGAHLSELTDEQTKYLGISKHGPFKPNYYR
- the LOC133502219 gene encoding S-adenosylhomocysteine hydrolase-like protein 1 isoform X1, with the protein product MQLAKGKWLLNIDVIIHTHHLLRTNANLLFVDFTVPRRVVGSTSSEDETTPRNKAEKTSEAALEFCVKNIQQADFGRREICVAEREMPALMVLRKKAGGEKPLAGAKVVGCTHVTAQTAVLVETLSALGAQCRWAACNIFSTQNAVAAALAKGGISVFAWRGESEDDFWWCIDRCVGADIWQPDLILDDGGDLTHWIYRKYPNLFKKIRGIVEESVTGVYRLYQLAKAGNLCVPAINVNDSVIKQKFDNLYCCKESILDGLKRTTDVMFGGKRVLVCGYGEVGKGCSAALKALGAVVYVTEVDPICALQACMDGFRVVQTGEVVRLVDVVITCTGNKHVVGRQHLDAMKNGCIVCNMGHANTEIDLASLRTAELRWERVRPQVDHVVWPDGRRIVLLAEGGLLNLSCSTVPPLVLSVTAATQALALIELHNAPEGRYQQDVYLLPKKMDEYVAGLHLPAFGAHLSELTDEQTKYLGISKHGPFKPNYYRY